From Triticum aestivum cultivar Chinese Spring chromosome 4A, IWGSC CS RefSeq v2.1, whole genome shotgun sequence, a single genomic window includes:
- the LOC123084667 gene encoding receptor-like protein kinase ANXUR1 — protein MAAARGRGRGRGRCVLLAAVLLLTAVVGADIYKPTDSILVHCGSDKDGQDEDGRKWTTDKDSKWLPDGGKSSIMGTADVADPSLPSPVPYMTARVFPKETAYTFPVADADRHWVRLHFYPAAYHGIPADHFFFSVTTSTGVTLLRNFSVYITAKALTQAYIIREFSLPPSTVGSLSLKFTPTAMNNASYAFVNGIEVISMPSFFGDPATLVGLNDQSLDASAANLQTMYRLSVGGSYIPPANDSGLSREWFSDTPYVYGAATGVTFEANDTVPIKYPAPADEYAAPVSIYDSFRHMGRDPKMNKNNNLTWVFEVDGNFTYLLRLHFCSLMEDKINQVVFAILLNNKTATTTGSADIIAWAKEKNPANPGAPGKGVPVFKDYAVFMPAAPAGNDTILWLTLRPDTATRTQFVNAFLNGLEVFKVSDASGNLAGPNPDISKMLAEAELGAVEGQFREKPSNVGALIGGAAGGAAAFGLVAAVCFVAYQSKRRRELSSSPSHSSSGWLPVYGGSTSVSKSSGGRSAATLNPNITAMCRHFSLQEIKSATKGFDESLVIGVGGFGKVYRGVVDGDTKVAVKRSNPSSEQGVLEFQTEIEMLSKLRHKHLVSLIGCCEDNGEMILVYDYMAHGTLREHLYNKSGKPPLPWRQRLEIVIGAARGLHYLHTGAKYTIIHRDVKTTNILVDDKWVAKVSDFGLSKTGPTVQNQTHVSTMVKGSFGYLDPEYFRRQKLTEKSDVYSFGVVLFEVLCGRPALNPSLPREQVSLADHALSCQRKGTLEEIVDPVLEGKIAPDCLKKFAETAEKCLADQGVDRPSMGDVLWNLEFALQMQDTFDNGGKPPEVDDYSSSFTIAQPSMEESLAANAAALSLISEDMDEEDIANSVIFSQIAKPTGR, from the coding sequence ATGGCGGCCGcccgaggccgaggccgaggccgaggccgatGCGTCCTTCTCGCTGCCGTCCTCCTCTTGACGGCGGTGGTCGGCGCAGACATATACAAGCCAACGGACTCCATTCTGGTTCACTGCGGGTCGGACAAGGACGGGCAGGACGAGGACGGCAGGAAGTGGACCACCGACAAGGACAGCAAGTGGCTCCCCGACGGCGGCAAGTCCTCCATCATGGGCACCGCCGACGTGGCGGACCCGTCGCTCCCCTCCCCCGTGCCCTACATGACGGCGCGGGTCTTCCCCAAGGAGACCGCCTACACCTTCCCCGTGGCCGACGCCGACCGCCACTGGGTGCGCCTCCACTTCTACCCGGCGGCCTACCACGGCATCCCCGCCGACCACTTCTTCTTCTCCGTCACCACCTCCACCGGCGTCACGCTGCTGCGCAACTTCAGCGTCTACATCACCGCCAAGGCCCTCACCCAGGCCTACATCATCCGGGagttctccctccctccctccaccgTCGGCTCGCTCTCCCTCAAATTCACGCCCACCGCCATGAACAACGCCTCCTACGCCTTCGTCAACGGCATCGAGGTCATCTCCATGCCCAGCTTCTTCGGCGACCCGGCCACACTGGTCGGCCTCAACGACCAGTCCCTCGACGCCAGCGCCGCCAACCTGCAGACCATGTACCGGCTCAGCGTCGGCGGCTCCTACATCCCGCCCGCCAACGACTCCGGCCTGTCCCGCGAGTGGTTCTCCGACACGCCCTACGTCTACGGCGCCGCCACGGGCGTCACCTTCGAGGCCaacgacacggtcccgatcaagtACCCGGCCCCCGCCGACGAGTACGCCGCGCCCGTCAGCATCTACGACTCGTTCCGCCACATGGGGCGCGACCCCAAGATGAACAAGAACAACAACCTCACCTGGGTGTTCGAGGTGGACGGCAACTTCACCTACCTCCTCCGCCTCCACTTCTGCTCGCTCATGGAAGACAAGATCAACCAGGTCGTCTTCGCCATCCTCCTCAACAACAAGACCGCCACCACCACCGGCAGCGCCGACATCATCGCCTGGGCCAAGGAGAAGAACCCTGCTAATCCCGGCGCGCCCGGCAAGGGCGTGCCGGTCTTCAAGGACTACGCGGTGTTCATGCCCGCCGCCCCGGCGGGCAACGACACCATCCTCTGGCTCACGCTGCGCCCGGACACCGCCACCAGAACACAGTTCGTCAACGCTTTCCTCAACGGCCTGGAGGTGTTTAAGGTGAGCGACGCCTCCGGCAACCTGGCCGGCCCAAACCCGGACATCTCCAAGATGCTGGCGGAGGCCGAGCTGGGGGCCGTGGAGGGGCAGTTCAGGGAGAAGCCGAGCAACGTCGGGGCGCTCAtcggcggggcggcgggcggcgcggcggcgttcGGGCTGGTGGCGGCCGTGTGCTTCGTGGCGTACCAGAGCAAGAGGAGGAGGGAGCTGAGCAGCAGCCCGTCACACTCCTCCTCCGGGTGGCTGCCGGTGTACGGCGGGTCGACGAGCGTGAGCAAGTCGTCGGGCGGCAGGAGCGCGGCGACGCTCAACCCCAACATCACGGCCATGTGCCGGCACTTCTCGCTCCAGGAGATAAAGTCGGCGACCAAGGGGTTCGACGAGTCGCTGGTGATCGGCGTGGGCGGGTTCGGCAAGGTGTACCGCGGGGTGGTGGACGGGGACACCAAGGTGGCCGTCAAGCGGAGCAACCCGTCGTCGGAGCAGGGGGTACTGGAGTTCCAGACGGAGATCGAGATGCTGTCCAAGCTGCGGCACAAGCACCTGGTGTCCCTCATCGGCTGCTGCGAGGACAACGGCGAGATGATCCTGGTGTACGACTACATGGCGCACGGCACGCTGCGGGAGCACCTGTACAACAAGAGCGGCAAGCCGCCGCTGCCGTGGAGGCAGCGGCTGGAGATCGTCATCGGCGCCGCCCGGGGGCTGCACTACCTCCACACGGGCGCCAAGTACACCATCATCCACCGGGACGTCAAGACCACCAACATCCTGGTGGACGACAAGTGGGTGGCCAAGGTGTCCGACTTCGGCCTCTCCAAGACGGGGCCGACGGTGCAGAACCAGACGCACGTGAGCACCATGGTGAAGGGCAGCTTCGGGTACCTGGACCCGGAGTACTTCCGGCGGCAGAAGCTGACGGAGAAGTCGGACGTCTACTCGTTCGGCGTGGTGCTGTTCGAGGTGCTGTGCGGGCGGCCGGCGCTGAACCCGAGCCTGCCGCGGGAGCAGGTGAGCCTGGCGGACCACGCGCTGAGCTGCCAGCGGAAGGGCACCCTGGAGGAGATCGTGGACCCGGTGCTGGAGGGGAAGATCGCGCCCGACTGCCTCAAGAAGTTCGCCGAGACGGCGGAGAAGTGCCTGGCGGACCAGGGCGTGGACCGGCCGTCCATGGGCGACGTGCTGTGGAACCTCGAGTTCGCGCTGCAGATGCAGGACACCTTCGACAACGGCGGCAAGCCGCCCGAGGTCGACGACTACAGCAGCAGCTTCACCATCGCCCAGCCGTCCATGGAGGAGAGCCTGGCGGCCAACGCCGCGGCGCTCTCGCTCATCagcgaggacatggacgaggaggaCATTGCCAACTCCGTCATCTTCTCCCAGATCGCTAAACCAACCGGACGATGA
- the LOC123081505 gene encoding uncharacterized protein, with the protein MPRSTDRRAMLGCFPAVVGGRRPPKSPPSALLNLTYDDGSTSTSVSVSPPSSASTSSPAFLDDDDDDADAQADVGGLSSAIASRRLSLAPPGRSNSIVDSSSSEHATAPCPFIPSQEAVRSVTMSTDAPRAEFLKSMLEMAEALGLDPRRGADRARMHDLLLCYIAINDSDTLRDILGAFTELLCILNGNTTGDGDGTRTTPSSTATADRATHR; encoded by the coding sequence ATGCCAAGAAGCACGGACCGCCGCGCAATGCTCGGCTGCTTCCCCGCCGTCGTGGGCGGCCGGAGGCCCCCCAAGTCACCGCCGTCGGCCCTCCTTAACCTTACCTACGACGacggctccacctccacctccgtctccgtctcgccgccctcctccgcctccacctcctccccggccttcctcgacgacgacgacgacgacgccgacgCGCAGGCCGACGTCGGCGGCCTGTCCTCCGCCATCGCGTCCCGCCGCCTCTCCCTCGCGCCCCCCGGCCGCTCCAACTCCATCGTcgactcctcctcctccgagcACGCCACCGCTCCCTGTCCATTCATCCCGTCGCAGGAGGCGGTGCGGAGCGTCACCATGTCGACGGACGCGCCCCGCGCCGAGTTCCTCAAGTCGATGCTGGAGATGGCGGAGGCGCTGGGCCTGGACCCGCGCCGCGGCGCCGACCGCGCGCGCATGCACGACCTCCTCTTGTGCTACATCGCCATCAACGACAGCGACACGCTCAGGGACATCCTCGGCGCATTCACCGAGCTCCTCTGCATCCTCAACGGCAACAccaccggcgacggcgacggcaccAGGACAACGCCATCGTCGACGGCGACAGCAGACAGAGCGACGCATAGGTAG